The Streptomyces sp. NBC_00236 DNA window GCGACCCGTTCCCCGGCCTCGCCCGGGTGTCCCCCACCAACCGGGACGAGGCCCGCGCCCTCGCCTCGTTCGGTGAGGTCGAGGCGGACAAGGCGCTGCTGGTGCAGGACACCCGCAGCGGCGACCACTACACGGACACCCTGAAGTCGGCGTTCAGCACGCTGCTGAAGGGCTCGAAGTACGAACCGGAGCTGTTCACCTCGCGGAAGGATCCGTACGACGAGGGGACCACGGCCAACACCTTCGAGCAGATCACCCATCTCATCTGCGACACGGACGCGGACACGGTGTTCTTCGCCGGACGCCATGTCCAGTTGCGCCAGTTCGTCAACGCGCTGGGCGCGCGCGGCTGTCAGAGCCGCCGCTTCACGGTCCTCACCGGTGACGAGGGCTCCTATCTGGGCGACGACAAGAAGCTCGACCGCAACGCGCTGCGGCGCAAGGTGACGGTCCGCTACGCCTCGCTGGCGCATCCGGACGCCTGGCCCGCGGTGGCGGCCGGGAAGAAGCAGCCGACCGGCGGTTCGGCGGAGGACTACCGGGCGTTCACCGATCTGCTGGCCGAGGTGGGGAAGAAGCCGGTCGGCCCGATCGGGCCGACCGCGCACGACGACCTGACCGACGGCCAGCTGATCATCGCCCATGACGCGATGACGCTGGCGGTGGCGGGGATCCGGCGGGCGACCACGGACGGGAAGGAGCTGCCGGGCCTGGAGGACGTGGGCGGCCAGTGGCCCCGGGTGAAGGGATCGCTGCGGGTGCGGGGGGCCAGCGGCTGGATCTGCCTGGACAACCACGGCAACCCGTACAACAAGGCCGTACCGGTGGTGGAGCTGGCACCGGACCCGCCGCACCAGCGGTTCTCGGCCCTGGCGTGGCCGGAGGGCGCGCCGCCGAAGGAGCAGTGCCTGCCCCCGTCGTCGGCCCCCTGAGCCGGGAACGCGGACGGCTGCCCCTCCCTGCCGGAGCGGGGACGGGCAGCCGTGTTGGTGCGGGCGGCTCAGACGCCGGCGTAGGAGTGCTTGCCGGTGACGAAGATGTTGACGCCGTAGTAGTTGAAGATCCAGCAGCCGAAGGCGATCAGCGCCAGGTAGGCGGCCTTGCGGCCCTTCCATCCGGCGGTCGCGCGGGCGTGCAGGTAGCAGGCGTACGCGACCCAGGTGATGAAGGACCAGACCTCCTTGGGGTCCCAGCCCCAGTAGCGGCCCCAGGCGTCGCCGGCCCAGATCGCGCCCGCGATGATCGTGAACGTCCACAGCGGGAAGACCGCCGCGTTGATCCGGTACGAGAACTTGTCGAGGCTGGAGGCGGACGGCATCCGGGAGAGCACGGAGTGGGCGAACGAGCCCGGCTCACCACCGTTGGCGATCTTGCTCTCGTAGCTGTCGCGGAAGAGGTAGATGAGCGTGCCGATGCCGCCGATGAAGAACACGGCGCCGCAGATGATGGCGGTGGAGACGTGGATCCACAGCCAGTACGAGTGCAGTGCGGGCACCAGCTGGTCGCTGGAGGTGTAGAGCACCGTGGTCGCGAGGCCCAGGTCCAGCAGGACGGCCGTGATGAGGATCAGACCCATCCAGCGGACGTTCTTCTTCAGGGCCAGCAGGGCCAGGTACGCGCCGACCGCCACCGTGGAGAAGGTGATGGAGAACTCGTACATGTTGCCCCAGGGGGCGCGCTGCACGGACAGCGCGCGGGCGATGACCCCGCCCGCCTGGATCAGGAAGGCGAGCACGGTCATGGAGACCGCGATCCGCCCGTAGAGGTCGCCCTTGAACGTGCCGCCCGCGGCGCCGGGACCGTCCGGCACGTCGCGTGATCCGGCCGCGGACCGGGTGACGATCTTCGGCCGTTCCAGGACGGCGGTGGTCCCGCCCTTC harbors:
- the ccsB gene encoding c-type cytochrome biogenesis protein CcsB; this translates as MNLAAATNENLAHTSNVLIYSSMAVYTLAFFAHIAEWVFGSRSKVGRTAASLTTEQAAAGTVKVQVAQKGGTTAVLERPKIVTRSAAGSRDVPDGPGAAGGTFKGDLYGRIAVSMTVLAFLIQAGGVIARALSVQRAPWGNMYEFSITFSTVAVGAYLALLALKKNVRWMGLILITAVLLDLGLATTVLYTSSDQLVPALHSYWLWIHVSTAIICGAVFFIGGIGTLIYLFRDSYESKIANGGEPGSFAHSVLSRMPSASSLDKFSYRINAAVFPLWTFTIIAGAIWAGDAWGRYWGWDPKEVWSFITWVAYACYLHARATAGWKGRKAAYLALIAFGCWIFNYYGVNIFVTGKHSYAGV
- a CDS encoding ABC transporter substrate-binding protein, with the protein product MRNPLRYRLWWTTRQKIITSVVVGSLLVTAGWYGADRLTEPADRSCATGVSRPPGSDECVGVSGDGYDFGQSQLTAVAAAIGRENSSLKAGRYATVALLLPLTSTDASMRTKVLHELQGAFAAQYRSNHRANGQVPQIRVVLANTGSNSRQWQPVVDRLLKMTGAPHQLRAVSGVAISSRQNKDAVTALTKAGIPVVGSTITADDLANGPGGDPFPGLARVSPTNRDEARALASFGEVEADKALLVQDTRSGDHYTDTLKSAFSTLLKGSKYEPELFTSRKDPYDEGTTANTFEQITHLICDTDADTVFFAGRHVQLRQFVNALGARGCQSRRFTVLTGDEGSYLGDDKKLDRNALRRKVTVRYASLAHPDAWPAVAAGKKQPTGGSAEDYRAFTDLLAEVGKKPVGPIGPTAHDDLTDGQLIIAHDAMTLAVAGIRRATTDGKELPGLEDVGGQWPRVKGSLRVRGASGWICLDNHGNPYNKAVPVVELAPDPPHQRFSALAWPEGAPPKEQCLPPSSAP